A portion of the bacterium genome contains these proteins:
- a CDS encoding phosphoketolase family protein, with protein MNSGQNLDNIKKFIRATNFLTVAQIFLKENFTLERSLEFDDIKPRLLGHWGSCSGVNTVYAHLLAAQKNLDFASSPLKTAFMLGPGHAFPALQANLFLEGTLSEFDKNAPRNAKGLAHISRKFSWPKGYPSHASPYTPNVILEGGELGYSLATAFGAVLDNPDLILATLIGDGEAETGAIASAWHLSKLIDPVKNGVVLPILHLNGYKISGPTIFGSMSDFELIQYFHGLGYNPKIIDEYSAEDIDADFAKTLREVYCEISKIKMNLAPRDDFVRLPMIIFRNKKGSGGVKEVNGEKIEGNSAAHQVPLPNAGKDKAELKALENWLKSYDFEELFDREKGEFSAWLEEFLPARGSRLGMNKFLEGWNNFRPLEMPKMADSQGEKSLAMNAIGEFLRDVFKQNPDNFRFFSPDETYSNKLNAIFEVTSRSWQRDIKQWEKDLSRDGRVLEILNETSLQGLLQGYILSGRHGVMTSYEAFMPIVSSMMDQYAKFLIQSQDVVWRGDIASLNYVLTSTGWRQDHNGFSHQNPSFLDEVLRRHNGIGQVFLPADDNLVLASMKKMLESRNNINVLIAGKTPEPRFFSLEQAEKIIERGGIFVYDLWRGEEFDAWRAGGSIDKPDVILAASGDYVFKEVVAAAQILNQKMTGEKKKKIRIVYLSAMNSGGFGTFKNTLSKQNFVNIFGEKTPVFFSSHGYTQSVKALLFDYINPSRFTVNGYEEKGSTTTPFDMLARNQVSRYDVAERVSEHFNHKKLAQQFAQKRQEILDFAEENSVDPSEIENFNYLRFY; from the coding sequence ATGAATAGTGGGCAAAATCTTGATAATATTAAAAAGTTTATTCGCGCGACCAATTTTTTAACTGTGGCGCAGATTTTTTTGAAAGAAAATTTTACTCTCGAGCGCAGTCTTGAATTCGACGACATCAAACCGCGCCTCCTTGGTCACTGGGGCAGTTGCTCTGGCGTAAATACGGTTTACGCGCACCTTCTCGCGGCGCAGAAGAATCTCGATTTTGCTTCGAGCCCGCTCAAAACGGCGTTTATGCTTGGCCCGGGTCACGCGTTTCCGGCGCTTCAAGCCAATCTTTTCTTGGAAGGCACACTTTCGGAATTTGATAAAAATGCTCCGCGAAATGCTAAAGGTCTCGCGCATATTTCGCGTAAATTCTCTTGGCCAAAGGGTTATCCAAGCCATGCTAGCCCCTACACACCCAATGTTATTCTTGAGGGTGGTGAACTCGGCTATTCGCTCGCGACCGCTTTTGGCGCGGTGCTTGACAATCCTGATCTGATTTTGGCGACATTGATTGGTGACGGCGAGGCTGAAACTGGCGCAATTGCCAGTGCGTGGCATCTTTCTAAGTTGATTGATCCAGTTAAAAATGGCGTAGTTTTGCCGATCCTGCATCTTAACGGCTACAAAATTTCTGGTCCAACAATTTTTGGTTCGATGAGCGATTTTGAACTTATTCAATATTTCCACGGTCTTGGCTACAATCCCAAGATTATTGATGAATATTCTGCCGAAGACATTGACGCAGATTTTGCTAAAACTTTGCGTGAAGTCTACTGCGAGATCTCCAAGATAAAAATGAATCTTGCTCCTCGCGATGACTTTGTTCGTCTACCGATGATTATTTTTCGAAATAAAAAAGGAAGTGGCGGAGTTAAAGAAGTTAATGGCGAAAAAATCGAGGGTAACTCTGCGGCGCATCAAGTGCCTCTGCCGAACGCTGGTAAAGATAAGGCTGAGTTGAAGGCTCTTGAAAATTGGCTCAAATCTTACGATTTTGAAGAACTTTTTGACCGAGAAAAGGGAGAATTTAGCGCTTGGTTGGAAGAATTTTTGCCCGCACGAGGATCTCGTCTTGGTATGAATAAGTTTTTGGAAGGCTGGAATAATTTTAGGCCGCTTGAAATGCCTAAAATGGCAGATTCGCAGGGTGAAAAATCTCTCGCAATGAATGCAATTGGTGAATTTTTGCGCGATGTATTTAAGCAAAATCCCGACAATTTCCGCTTTTTCAGCCCAGATGAGACTTATTCCAACAAATTGAATGCGATTTTCGAAGTTACTTCTCGAAGTTGGCAGCGTGATATTAAGCAATGGGAAAAAGATTTGTCAAGAGATGGTCGGGTTTTGGAAATTTTGAACGAAACTTCGCTTCAAGGTTTGCTTCAAGGCTATATTTTAAGTGGTAGACACGGTGTAATGACGAGTTACGAGGCGTTTATGCCGATTGTTTCAAGCATGATGGATCAGTACGCTAAGTTCTTGATACAAAGCCAAGATGTGGTATGGCGTGGCGATATTGCTTCGCTTAACTATGTCTTGACGTCTACTGGCTGGCGACAGGACCACAATGGCTTTTCTCACCAAAATCCGAGTTTTTTGGATGAAGTTTTACGACGGCATAATGGAATTGGGCAAGTTTTCTTGCCGGCTGACGATAATCTGGTCCTTGCTTCAATGAAAAAAATGCTCGAAAGTCGAAATAACATCAATGTTTTGATTGCTGGCAAGACGCCTGAGCCGAGATTTTTCTCACTCGAACAGGCGGAAAAGATAATCGAACGGGGCGGAATTTTTGTTTATGACCTCTGGCGCGGAGAAGAATTTGATGCTTGGCGGGCTGGCGGTTCGATCGATAAGCCTGATGTGATTTTGGCAGCGAGTGGTGACTATGTCTTTAAGGAGGTCGTCGCTGCGGCGCAGATTTTGAATCAAAAAATGACAGGTGAGAAAAAGAAGAAAATTCGAATCGTCTATCTCTCGGCGATGAATTCTGGCGGATTTGGCACCTTCAAAAATACACTTTCTAAGCAGAACTTCGTCAATATTTTCGGTGAAAAAACTCCCGTGTTTTTCTCCTCCCACGGCTATACTCAATCTGTTAAAGCACTTCTTTTTGACTATATAAACCCTTCACGATTTACTGTTAATGGCTATGAAGAAAAGGGCTCGACGACGACGCCATTTGATATGTTGGCGCGAAACCAAGTGTCGCGATATGATGTGGCTGAGCGTGTGTCGGAGCACTTTAACCATAAAAAATTGGCGCAACAATTTGCTCAGAAGCGACAAGAAATTCTTGATTTTGCTGAAGAAAACTCTGTCGATCCGAGCGAAATTGAAAACTTTAATTATTTGCGATTTTATTAA
- a CDS encoding reverse transcriptase family protein, translating to MAKLKSLNRLCRILEIDKDDLLHIVNNKSVHTFYKCKKEGFKCRRIDEPRGDLKIVQKKIHSRILKPEVQKMPEIVMGYRGGGDSVINAKIHQGAKEMLKYDFENFFPSISSDRIRYVFRYELGFTAYVANLLTYLCTNNEGVLAQGMPTSSSLAILATKKMAIRLGEYAKENNINISIYVDDITISSRRRGELSRLKGGIESVIKSTKLPINNMKSGKIIKKGQPGFSVTGITITRDNKLSIGRRKKSKMRLINRVVNRGNKTKKMVMSRDGLINYEKRVKKLSSLLIEK from the coding sequence ATGGCTAAGTTGAAATCTTTAAATAGACTATGTAGAATTCTTGAGATTGACAAGGATGATCTTTTACATATAGTAAATAATAAGAGTGTACACACTTTTTATAAATGTAAAAAAGAAGGCTTTAAGTGTAGGAGAATTGATGAGCCTAGGGGTGATTTGAAAATTGTCCAGAAAAAAATACATTCTAGAATTTTGAAGCCAGAAGTTCAAAAAATGCCAGAAATAGTGATGGGGTATAGAGGAGGGGGAGACTCGGTAATTAACGCCAAAATTCACCAGGGCGCAAAAGAGATGCTAAAGTATGATTTTGAAAATTTCTTTCCGTCTATTTCTAGTGATCGAATTAGGTATGTTTTTCGATATGAATTAGGTTTTACCGCCTATGTGGCGAATTTATTAACATATTTATGTACTAATAACGAGGGCGTATTGGCACAAGGAATGCCCACTAGCTCTTCGTTAGCTATTTTGGCTACGAAGAAAATGGCAATTAGATTGGGCGAATATGCCAAAGAAAATAATATCAATATATCAATTTATGTTGATGACATTACGATCTCTTCGCGGAGGAGGGGCGAGTTATCCAGGCTTAAGGGCGGCATTGAATCAGTTATTAAATCTACTAAACTACCCATAAACAATATGAAGAGTGGAAAAATAATAAAGAAGGGTCAGCCTGGATTTAGTGTTACTGGAATTACCATAACACGAGATAATAAGCTTTCTATCGGCAGAAGGAAGAAGTCTAAGATGAGGTTAATTAACAGGGTCGTCAATAGGGGTAATAAAACTAAAAAGATGGTAATGTCTAGAGATGGACTTATTAATTATGAAAAAAGAGTTAAGAAGTTATCTTCTCTGTTGATTGAAAAATAA
- a CDS encoding nucleotide exchange factor GrpE produces MEENNFEKNQVAENPAPISNEETSKKQGGLFKKNPKVEKLKEENGQLLSDLQRTRADFENFRKNVEIRVSNAQILGEKKAILNFLPILDDIERAIAHLPADLAENAWAQNVVKMATNLEKSLANAGVEKIDSSKGAPFNPDFHEAVQFDDDGEGEEIVAEQLRAGYKLKGEVLRAAMVKVGRG; encoded by the coding sequence ATGGAAGAAAATAATTTTGAAAAAAATCAAGTAGCGGAAAATCCTGCGCCAATTTCGAACGAAGAAACTTCGAAAAAGCAGGGCGGACTTTTCAAAAAAAATCCCAAAGTCGAAAAACTGAAAGAAGAAAATGGGCAATTGTTGTCAGATTTACAACGAACTCGCGCCGACTTTGAGAATTTTCGAAAAAATGTCGAAATCCGCGTTTCGAATGCGCAGATTTTGGGTGAGAAAAAGGCGATTTTGAACTTTTTGCCAATTTTGGATGATATTGAGAGAGCGATTGCGCACTTGCCGGCTGATCTTGCTGAAAACGCTTGGGCTCAAAATGTTGTAAAAATGGCTACAAACTTGGAAAAATCTCTAGCCAACGCGGGCGTTGAAAAAATCGATTCTTCAAAGGGTGCGCCGTTTAATCCGGATTTTCACGAAGCGGTTCAGTTTGACGACGACGGTGAGGGTGAAGAAATTGTCGCCGAGCAATTGCGCGCTGGCTACAAATTGAAGGGCGAAGTCCTCCGCGCCGCGATGGTGAAGGTTGGGAGGGGTTAG
- a CDS encoding transcriptional regulator has translation MNITPRQTQILVAIIEQYAEVAAPVGSVTLAKLFGVSSATIRAEMARLEDVGLITQPHTSAGRIPTDKGYRFYVNRLTESQEDGVIMLNADNSRDNFVGSTRVISSRVSSQKERADHAIRSAVDSLVELTGNLGLATIGDQLYMNGIYNLFSQPEFESGEAVQSVAQLLDNLEPWLREANPNQPLNIYIGSENPIGKNSGVSLIISKFESPFSANSYIGVLGSTRQNYAKTIKLVRHTGEILEEIL, from the coding sequence ATGAATATCACACCGCGACAAACGCAAATTCTTGTGGCGATAATTGAGCAGTATGCTGAGGTTGCTGCTCCTGTTGGAAGTGTTACGCTGGCGAAACTTTTTGGTGTTTCGAGCGCAACAATTCGAGCGGAAATGGCTCGACTTGAAGATGTAGGACTCATCACTCAGCCGCACACTTCTGCGGGTAGAATTCCAACTGATAAAGGCTACCGTTTTTATGTTAATCGCTTGACAGAATCGCAAGAAGATGGCGTTATAATGCTGAATGCTGATAACTCGCGAGATAATTTTGTGGGAAGTACGCGTGTTATTTCGAGCAGAGTTTCTTCGCAAAAAGAGCGAGCGGATCACGCTATTCGTTCTGCCGTAGATAGTCTGGTTGAACTTACCGGTAACTTGGGTCTCGCGACAATTGGGGATCAACTTTATATGAACGGAATCTACAATCTGTTTTCTCAGCCGGAATTTGAGAGTGGTGAGGCAGTCCAATCTGTTGCGCAACTTCTTGACAATCTCGAGCCGTGGCTCCGCGAGGCCAACCCCAACCAGCCGCTCAACATTTACATCGGCTCAGAAAACCCGATCGGCAAAAATTCTGGCGTAAGTTTAATAATTTCCAAGTTCGAAAGTCCATTTTCAGCAAATTCATACATCGGCGTGCTCGGCTCGACCCGCCAAAATTACGCTAAAACCATCAAACTTGTGCGCCACACGGGCGAGATTTTGGAAGAAATTTTATAA
- a CDS encoding YebC/PmpR family DNA-binding transcriptional regulator has translation MAGHNKWSKIKRQKGANDAKRGAVFTRIGNQIAIAARSGADPDMNPALALAIEKARAVNMPNVNIERAIARAADKNAAALEEVTYEGYGPGGIGLIIEAATDNRNRTFPEVKTALVKNGGRIADAGSVMFQFARKGVIAVNASGEDALLEILDAGAEDAIEQDGEITVYTDPKDLMKVRSALIEAGLEVKEAELQYVPNSEIEISDEETQAKVEKLMDALDDLDDVVNVSTNASIAE, from the coding sequence ATGGCTGGTCACAATAAATGGTCCAAAATTAAACGACAAAAGGGCGCGAATGACGCCAAGCGTGGTGCGGTTTTCACTAGAATTGGCAATCAAATTGCCATTGCGGCGCGCTCCGGTGCCGATCCTGATATGAACCCTGCGCTTGCCCTCGCGATCGAGAAAGCCCGCGCGGTCAATATGCCCAACGTCAATATCGAAAGGGCGATTGCGCGCGCCGCTGACAAAAACGCCGCCGCTCTCGAAGAAGTAACTTACGAAGGTTACGGTCCGGGCGGAATTGGTCTCATCATCGAGGCTGCCACTGATAATCGCAACCGCACTTTCCCAGAGGTCAAAACTGCGCTCGTCAAAAACGGTGGTCGAATTGCCGACGCTGGCAGCGTGATGTTTCAGTTTGCGCGAAAGGGCGTGATTGCGGTCAACGCTTCAGGCGAAGACGCTCTGCTCGAAATCCTCGACGCTGGCGCCGAAGATGCCATCGAGCAGGATGGTGAAATCACCGTTTATACCGACCCTAAAGATTTGATGAAAGTTCGAAGCGCCTTAATCGAGGCTGGGCTTGAAGTCAAAGAGGCGGAACTTCAATATGTTCCCAATTCAGAAATCGAAATTTCGGACGAAGAAACTCAAGCCAAAGTTGAAAAACTAATGGATGCGCTCGATGATCTTGATGATGTCGTCAATGTTTCGACAAACGCTTCTATAGCGGAATAA
- the lepA gene encoding translation elongation factor 4, protein MKPLKALIFDSYYDDYRGVILYVRIFSGELKKGEEIKMMATDSKGLALEIGKLQPKMTPHDKMSAGEIGYIVTNLKTTREAKVGDTVTLAKTPAAEPLPGYKNVQPFVYAGFFPVSNEDYQDLKDAVEKLSLSDSALQFEPENSPVLGFGVRIGFLGLLHMDIVRERLEREYDLDLVITNPSTDHHVLLSNGEELDIKSAADLPDMSKIAEIREPWIKGEIVVPQDYVGAVIQLIVSKRGLQKNLSYIDERVLVSFEAPLANLLTDFYDQLKSVTSGYGSFNYELWDYKVEDLVRVDFYIAGEIVDALSVMCHRSESVRIGREITAKLKEVIPRQNFQVAIQAAIGGKFIARENLSAYRKDVTGYLYGGDVSRKKKLLAKQKRGKKRMKKFGNVEIPSEAFTVMLKRD, encoded by the coding sequence ATGAAACCCCTCAAAGCGTTAATTTTTGACAGTTATTATGATGATTATCGTGGTGTGATTTTGTATGTGCGCATTTTTTCGGGCGAATTGAAGAAGGGCGAAGAAATCAAAATGATGGCGACCGATTCTAAAGGTTTGGCGCTGGAAATTGGCAAACTTCAGCCCAAAATGACGCCGCACGACAAGATGTCCGCTGGCGAAATCGGCTACATTGTGACCAATCTCAAAACTACGCGCGAGGCTAAGGTTGGCGATACTGTAACCCTTGCCAAAACGCCCGCCGCGGAGCCTCTCCCGGGCTATAAAAATGTTCAGCCGTTTGTTTATGCTGGGTTTTTCCCTGTTTCGAATGAAGATTATCAGGATCTCAAAGACGCGGTCGAGAAATTGTCGCTTAGCGACTCGGCGCTTCAATTTGAACCAGAAAATTCGCCCGTTTTGGGCTTTGGCGTTAGGATTGGTTTCTTGGGTCTACTCCATATGGACATTGTCCGTGAGCGACTCGAGCGCGAGTATGACCTCGACCTTGTAATTACCAACCCTTCGACCGACCACCATGTTCTTCTTTCTAATGGCGAAGAACTCGACATTAAATCTGCTGCCGATCTTCCTGATATGAGTAAAATTGCCGAGATCCGTGAGCCGTGGATCAAGGGCGAAATCGTTGTGCCGCAAGATTATGTTGGCGCGGTGATTCAGTTGATTGTTTCGAAAAGGGGTCTTCAAAAAAATCTCAGTTATATTGATGAGCGAGTTTTGGTGAGTTTTGAGGCTCCGCTTGCCAATCTTTTGACTGATTTTTACGACCAGTTGAAAAGTGTTACGAGTGGATATGGCTCATTCAATTATGAACTTTGGGACTATAAGGTCGAAGATTTGGTTCGTGTAGACTTTTATATTGCGGGCGAAATTGTGGATGCTCTCAGCGTGATGTGCCACCGTTCAGAAAGCGTTCGGATCGGTCGCGAAATCACCGCCAAGTTGAAAGAAGTTATCCCGCGGCAGAACTTCCAAGTGGCAATTCAGGCGGCGATTGGTGGTAAGTTTATCGCTCGAGAAAACCTTTCTGCTTATCGAAAGGATGTGACCGGCTATCTCTACGGTGGTGATGTGAGCCGCAAAAAGAAACTCCTCGCCAAGCAAAAACGGGGTAAAAAACGCATGAAGAAATTTGGCAATGTCGAAATTCCGAGCGAGGCGTTTACGGTGATGTTGAAGAGGGATTAG